A single window of Pontibacillus chungwhensis DNA harbors:
- a CDS encoding CCA tRNA nucleotidyltransferase has protein sequence MRRKLEQPFLKALPVLFALMKQGYEAYFVGGSVRDHIMGRTIGDIDIATSARPEQVQALFEKVIPIGIEHGTVVVQYKGDSYEVTTYRVDGDYNDFRHPDEVTYVATIEEDLSRRDFTMNAMAMDFNGEIIDPYNGQDAIHNSIIETVGEAPVRFQEDPLRMMRALRFSSQLGFTISEMTLNAIIESAYLLEKIAVERIAIEFDKLVKGENIHSSFALLIESTLVYYLPVFKNIPSLTKVINKLPFQPLKGIEEAIAIFVLSKPEVVVSTFTTEWKCSNKVKKEAEQLVNIYMKRHFKPFKWIVYQLGEDHLDSYQRLLSIIDNEDVSLEVLKENFQDLPIHSKRELALSGNDLKSWFPNCKPGPWLKTYMNQIEEDVVLGNVQNDKEAIEMWVKKWKQHEES, from the coding sequence ATGAGGAGAAAGTTAGAACAACCCTTTCTAAAGGCACTGCCCGTATTATTTGCTTTAATGAAGCAAGGATATGAAGCCTATTTTGTCGGGGGTTCTGTAAGGGATCATATAATGGGGAGAACGATTGGAGACATTGATATCGCAACGTCTGCTCGTCCGGAACAAGTGCAAGCCTTGTTTGAAAAGGTTATTCCAATTGGAATTGAACATGGCACAGTCGTCGTTCAGTATAAAGGGGATTCTTATGAGGTTACGACTTACCGAGTAGACGGAGACTACAATGATTTTCGTCATCCTGATGAAGTCACCTATGTAGCGACTATAGAGGAGGACCTTTCCAGGAGGGACTTTACAATGAATGCAATGGCTATGGATTTCAATGGGGAAATCATTGACCCCTATAACGGTCAAGATGCCATTCATAACTCTATCATCGAAACAGTCGGAGAGGCTCCAGTTCGCTTTCAGGAAGACCCCCTTCGAATGATGAGAGCTCTTCGTTTTTCAAGCCAACTCGGTTTCACAATTAGTGAAATGACCTTGAATGCCATTATAGAATCTGCCTATTTGCTGGAAAAAATAGCTGTAGAACGAATAGCAATAGAGTTTGATAAACTTGTTAAAGGAGAAAATATCCATTCTTCTTTCGCTCTATTAATTGAGTCCACTTTGGTCTACTACTTGCCAGTATTTAAGAACATCCCATCTCTAACAAAAGTGATCAATAAGCTTCCCTTTCAGCCACTAAAAGGGATCGAGGAAGCAATTGCTATATTTGTGCTCTCTAAACCAGAAGTTGTGGTTTCTACATTTACAACAGAGTGGAAGTGCTCCAATAAAGTAAAAAAGGAAGCAGAACAGCTTGTTAATATCTATATGAAGCGGCATTTCAAACCATTTAAGTGGATCGTCTATCAACTCGGAGAGGATCATTTAGATTCATACCAGAGGCTTTTATCTATTATAGACAATGAAGATGTGTCACTAGAAGTGTTAAAAGAGAATTTTCAGGATCTCCCAATCCATTCTAAGCGTGAGCTTGCCTTATCTGGAAATGATTTAAAAAGCTGGTTCCCCAATTGTAAACCAGGTCCATGGTTAAAAACGTACATGAATCAGATTGAAGAGGACGTTGTGTTAGGAAATGTCCAAAATGATAAAGAAGCGATTGAAATGTGGGTGAAGAAATGGAAACAACACGAGGAAAGCTGA
- the panB gene encoding 3-methyl-2-oxobutanoate hydroxymethyltransferase, which yields MLTHTKLKKMKEEKDPIVMLTAYDYPSAKLAESSGVDMILVGDSLGMVVLGYDSTIPVTVEDMVHHGKAVRRGAKETYMVVDMPFMSYHSSLSETMDNAKRLMQETGAQSLKLEGAGDVLPVIHKLTKSGVPVVAHLGLTPQSVNVLGGYRVQGKDLETAETLLQEARQVEENGAIALVLECVPQQLARRIQEELSIPVIGIGAGVGTDGQVLVYHDVVEYGVERLPKFVKSYADLNTTITVALTSYVEDVKKKEFPADSHSFQMKEELIPSLYGGSGS from the coding sequence ATGCTTACCCATACTAAGCTTAAGAAAATGAAAGAAGAAAAGGACCCTATTGTTATGCTGACGGCTTATGATTACCCTTCAGCAAAGTTAGCTGAATCTTCTGGTGTTGACATGATTTTAGTTGGAGATTCTCTTGGGATGGTTGTGCTTGGATATGATTCTACGATCCCTGTTACAGTAGAAGATATGGTTCACCATGGAAAAGCAGTACGTAGAGGCGCTAAGGAAACTTATATGGTGGTGGACATGCCCTTTATGTCCTATCATTCATCCTTATCTGAGACGATGGATAATGCCAAACGACTAATGCAAGAAACGGGTGCTCAAAGTCTAAAACTTGAAGGCGCTGGAGATGTACTACCGGTCATTCACAAACTTACTAAGTCAGGAGTTCCGGTAGTAGCTCATTTAGGATTAACTCCTCAATCGGTAAATGTGTTGGGAGGGTATCGTGTGCAAGGGAAAGATCTAGAAACTGCTGAAACTCTTCTACAGGAAGCAAGGCAGGTAGAAGAGAATGGAGCTATTGCTCTTGTATTGGAATGTGTCCCTCAACAACTAGCCAGAAGGATCCAAGAAGAATTATCAATTCCTGTCATTGGGATAGGGGCAGGTGTGGGCACAGATGGACAGGTGCTGGTCTATCATGATGTAGTGGAATATGGAGTAGAACGTTTGCCGAAATTCGTTAAATCCTATGCTGATCTTAACACTACCATTACAGTTGCGCTAACTTCTTATGTGGAGGATGTGAAAAAGAAGGAATTTCCTGCTGATTCACATAGTTTTCAAATGAAAGAAGAGCTTATTCCGTCTTTATATGGGGGAAGCGGTTCATGA
- a CDS encoding DUF1405 domain-containing protein — protein sequence MFRFLLTYKPFVLLLLVINVFGTIYGYWWYESQIAITPTIFIPFVPDSPTASLFFCIFLFFFLLNKNVPLVEALAIITLFKYGVWAVVMNILTLVVTGFLPWQGYMLIASHGAMAIQGLLYAPYYKIKVSHLIIAGIWTLHNDIIDYVFDMMPIYSQLNDYSQEIGYFTFWLSLISIGIAYVLTVRKKQNPRHSI from the coding sequence GTGTTTCGATTTTTGTTGACTTATAAACCCTTTGTTTTGTTGCTCTTGGTCATTAATGTATTTGGAACTATTTATGGGTATTGGTGGTATGAAAGCCAAATTGCGATAACTCCTACGATTTTTATACCTTTTGTACCCGATAGTCCAACGGCAAGTTTGTTCTTTTGTATCTTCTTATTCTTTTTCCTGTTGAATAAGAATGTACCTTTAGTAGAGGCGTTAGCGATCATTACCTTATTCAAATATGGTGTGTGGGCAGTCGTTATGAACATTTTGACATTAGTAGTGACTGGTTTTCTACCGTGGCAAGGATATATGTTAATTGCTTCTCATGGAGCAATGGCTATTCAAGGTTTACTTTATGCACCTTACTATAAGATCAAAGTTAGCCACCTAATCATTGCTGGGATCTGGACGTTACACAACGATATCATTGATTATGTATTTGACATGATGCCTATTTATTCACAATTAAATGATTATAGCCAAGAAATTGGCTATTTCACTTTTTGGCTCAGCCTTATTTCAATTGGCATCGCATATGTATTAACGGTACGTAAGAAGCAAAACCCTCGTCATTCCATATAA
- a CDS encoding YitT family protein, producing MVINIKNILLILLGSAIFSFGVLYFNMANDLAEGGFTGILLILDHFGLNIAIMNLVLNIPVFFLGWKLLGRTTLIYSLVGTFAVSLFLWVFELPIFTKNIEFALQDEMIIASLMAGVFIGVGLGIIFRSGGTTGGVDIIARLVHKYAGWSMGRTMFLFDACVILSSVLIYLDYIQGMYTLVAVFVGARVIDFIQEGAYAARGATIISERSNDVSEKIMKDMDRGVTILVGKGSFTGESRDVLYCVVARNEIVRLKNIINSIDPHAFVAVTSVHDVLGEGFTLDENKNPIER from the coding sequence ATGGTAATTAATATTAAAAACATCTTATTGATTTTACTTGGTTCAGCAATTTTTAGTTTTGGAGTCCTCTATTTTAATATGGCAAATGACCTCGCTGAAGGTGGCTTTACCGGGATCTTACTTATTCTTGACCACTTTGGTCTAAATATTGCAATTATGAACTTGGTCTTAAATATACCTGTATTTTTCTTAGGTTGGAAACTCCTCGGGAGAACTACTCTAATCTATTCACTGGTTGGCACATTCGCCGTATCCCTATTCTTATGGGTGTTCGAGCTTCCTATTTTCACGAAAAACATAGAATTCGCCTTACAAGATGAAATGATTATCGCCTCTCTAATGGCGGGTGTCTTTATTGGTGTAGGGCTTGGAATTATCTTTAGAAGCGGAGGCACTACAGGTGGTGTTGACATTATTGCGCGACTCGTACATAAATATGCTGGTTGGAGCATGGGACGTACGATGTTCCTTTTTGACGCTTGTGTCATCTTGTCTTCTGTATTAATTTATTTGGATTACATACAAGGGATGTATACCCTCGTAGCCGTATTTGTAGGAGCAAGGGTAATTGACTTCATTCAAGAAGGGGCTTATGCTGCCAGAGGAGCTACAATTATCTCAGAACGGTCTAATGATGTATCTGAGAAAATCATGAAAGATATGGACCGCGGTGTAACTATTCTAGTTGGAAAAGGAAGCTTCACAGGAGAAAGTCGTGATGTTCTCTATTGCGTTGTAGCTCGTAATGAAATTGTCCGTTTGAAAAATATTATTAACTCTATCGACCCACATGCATTTGTCGCTGTGACATCTGTTCATGATGTTCTTGGAGAAGGATTCACCTTAGATGAAAATAAAAACCCAATTGAACGTTAA
- a CDS encoding nucleotide pyrophosphohydrolase, whose protein sequence is MKFNHNALTTQEMQERVDAYISQFKEGYFSPLSMMARMTEEVGELAREVNHYYGEKPKKDSEEKNTMEEELGDLLFVMMCFANSLDIDMTNSFETVMNKFETRDQNRWTKKDLEEEHKDD, encoded by the coding sequence ATGAAATTTAACCATAATGCATTAACCACTCAAGAGATGCAAGAACGTGTTGATGCTTATATATCTCAATTTAAAGAAGGGTATTTTTCCCCTTTAAGTATGATGGCCAGGATGACAGAGGAAGTGGGAGAGCTAGCTCGCGAAGTCAATCATTACTACGGGGAAAAGCCGAAAAAAGACTCAGAAGAAAAAAATACAATGGAGGAAGAACTTGGCGATTTGTTATTTGTAATGATGTGCTTTGCTAACTCCTTAGACATTGATATGACCAATAGTTTTGAAACGGTAATGAATAAATTTGAGACAAGAGACCAAAATCGTTGGACGAAAAAGGACCTAGAGGAGGAACATAAAGATGACTAA
- a CDS encoding menaquinol-cytochrome c reductase cytochrome b/c subunit — translation MHRGKGMKFVGDSRVPAEKKPNIPKDYSEYPGKTEAFWPNFLLKEWLVGAVFLIGFLTLTVVAPSPLEKLADPTDAGYIPLPDWYFLFLYQFLKYEFASGPYIVLGAFVIPGLAFGGLLLAPFLDTGKGRRPFERPIANALMLIGLAATVFLTWEAADHVDWEQRAKSGQIVEDVEIDKSAEGYKIYSQNCASCHGDNLEGGNGPTLIGVEKSVDEIKDIAQNGIGGMPANIFQGSDEELDKLAKFIKGVGNEGSE, via the coding sequence GTGCATAGGGGAAAAGGTATGAAGTTTGTCGGTGACTCACGTGTCCCGGCTGAGAAAAAACCTAATATACCAAAAGACTATTCGGAATACCCGGGTAAAACAGAGGCTTTCTGGCCGAACTTCTTATTGAAAGAATGGCTGGTTGGTGCTGTTTTCCTTATTGGATTTTTAACATTAACGGTTGTAGCTCCATCACCACTTGAGAAATTGGCAGATCCAACAGATGCTGGTTACATTCCGTTGCCAGACTGGTACTTTTTATTCCTTTACCAGTTCTTGAAATACGAATTTGCAAGTGGACCCTATATCGTATTAGGGGCATTTGTAATTCCAGGTCTTGCTTTTGGCGGTCTATTGTTAGCGCCTTTCTTAGACACAGGCAAAGGACGTCGTCCATTTGAGCGCCCAATTGCAAATGCTTTAATGCTAATTGGTTTAGCTGCTACAGTTTTCCTAACTTGGGAAGCAGCAGACCACGTAGATTGGGAACAACGTGCTAAGTCAGGTCAAATTGTTGAAGATGTTGAAATTGACAAATCCGCTGAAGGATACAAGATTTACAGTCAGAACTGTGCGTCTTGTCACGGTGATAATTTAGAAGGTGGAAATGGTCCAACGTTAATCGGTGTTGAGAAATCTGTAGATGAGATTAAAGACATCGCTCAAAACGGAATTGGCGGCATGCCAGCCAACATCTTCCAAGGTTCTGATGAAGAGTTAGATAAACTTGCTAAGTTCATTAAAGGTGTTGGAAATGAAGGAAGCGAATAA
- a CDS encoding zinc metallopeptidase, protein MGQYLIYLALIIIIPIWAQMRVKNTYKRYSKVRNESNMTGAEVARKILDENGLYNVQVEEVKGMLSDHYDPRSKVVRLSSGNYHEPSAAAQAVAAHEVGHAIQDAEAYAFLRFRHALVPVASFGSNASIFLIIAGAFFSQFLLGVGIAFFALAVLFQFVTLPVEFNASSRAMNQLVSTGIIRNNEERQTKKVLNAAAWTYVASALVALLELLRLVLLFTGMNEE, encoded by the coding sequence ATGGGTCAATATTTAATTTATTTGGCTTTAATCATTATCATCCCAATTTGGGCACAAATGAGGGTGAAAAACACCTACAAGCGTTACTCGAAAGTAAGAAATGAATCCAATATGACCGGTGCAGAAGTAGCCCGAAAGATATTAGATGAAAATGGTCTCTATAATGTACAAGTTGAAGAAGTTAAAGGGATGCTTTCAGATCATTATGATCCAAGAAGCAAAGTCGTTCGTTTGTCTTCAGGCAACTATCATGAGCCATCTGCTGCTGCACAGGCAGTAGCTGCACACGAAGTGGGCCATGCTATTCAAGATGCTGAAGCCTACGCGTTCTTAAGGTTTAGACATGCATTAGTTCCAGTGGCAAGTTTCGGTTCAAATGCATCCATCTTTTTAATTATTGCCGGTGCTTTCTTTAGTCAATTCCTTTTAGGTGTTGGAATTGCCTTCTTCGCATTAGCTGTTTTATTCCAATTCGTGACCTTACCAGTTGAGTTTAATGCCTCAAGTCGTGCCATGAATCAACTTGTATCGACAGGGATTATTCGAAATAATGAAGAGCGTCAAACAAAAAAAGTCTTAAATGCAGCAGCATGGACTTATGTAGCGAGTGCTTTAGTTGCACTACTTGAACTACTTCGCCTTGTCTTATTATTCACTGGGATGAATGAAGAATAG
- the mgsA gene encoding methylglyoxal synthase: MNIALIAHDQKKEDMVQFTTAYQHVLEKHQLFATGTTGTKITEATGLSLHRFQSGPLGGDQQIGAYVAQNDMDVIIFFRDPLTAQPHEPDVSALMRLCDVYQIPLATNLAAAEIMVRAIEHGDFHWREIIHKNKQQG, translated from the coding sequence TTGAATATTGCACTAATTGCACATGACCAAAAGAAAGAAGATATGGTTCAATTTACTACGGCCTACCAGCATGTATTAGAAAAACATCAACTATTCGCTACAGGTACAACTGGAACTAAAATAACAGAGGCTACAGGACTATCTCTTCATCGCTTTCAATCGGGGCCACTTGGAGGGGACCAACAAATTGGTGCGTATGTTGCGCAAAACGATATGGATGTCATTATATTTTTCCGTGATCCATTAACCGCTCAGCCTCACGAACCAGACGTGAGCGCGTTGATGAGGTTATGTGATGTTTACCAGATCCCACTTGCAACCAATTTGGCTGCTGCAGAGATTATGGTTAGAGCGATTGAACATGGTGACTTCCATTGGAGAGAAATTATTCACAAGAATAAGCAGCAAGGGTGA
- a CDS encoding sporulation protein YpjB: MKQIQKKIVWGLLICLGFSLSYFGSANASSYSEELKETTYRFLQYVEEGRYEAAEATLTKLRREYNVDDTEHISVFQTALNEAQSALTDPNTAATEKYHRSLTVVLLYEAMWNKVDPLWLAWKDHLLEEMKDGSGNSVSWTKSHLEDVYLLYERILPAAKVAGTDESVRILESHMKELLTMQSITEEELLGDQLSVFAQEVNEIGVKRKKSLTEEPGFIWLMGSVGSLISFTLMYVGWRKYKGEKTDYTVKEKERDS; the protein is encoded by the coding sequence ATGAAACAGATACAAAAGAAAATAGTATGGGGATTACTGATCTGCCTGGGGTTTAGCTTATCTTACTTTGGATCTGCAAATGCTTCCTCTTATTCAGAAGAGTTGAAAGAAACAACGTATCGCTTTTTGCAGTATGTTGAAGAAGGAAGATATGAAGCGGCAGAAGCCACATTAACTAAACTTAGAAGAGAATACAATGTTGATGATACAGAACATATAAGTGTGTTCCAAACCGCTTTAAATGAAGCACAAAGCGCTTTAACAGATCCAAACACTGCTGCTACGGAGAAATACCATAGAAGCCTTACAGTCGTCTTACTATATGAGGCGATGTGGAACAAAGTTGATCCACTCTGGTTAGCATGGAAGGATCATTTGTTAGAGGAAATGAAAGATGGATCAGGAAATTCTGTTTCATGGACAAAAAGCCATCTTGAAGACGTATACCTTTTGTATGAACGTATACTACCTGCTGCAAAAGTTGCGGGGACTGATGAAAGTGTGCGAATTTTAGAATCCCACATGAAAGAACTTCTTACAATGCAGTCTATAACGGAAGAAGAACTTCTCGGTGACCAGCTAAGTGTGTTTGCTCAGGAGGTTAATGAAATTGGGGTGAAGCGTAAAAAGAGCTTGACTGAAGAACCTGGTTTTATTTGGCTAATGGGTTCTGTAGGGAGTTTAATTTCTTTCACATTAATGTATGTAGGTTGGAGAAAATATAAAGGAGAAAAGACGGACTACACCGTTAAAGAAAAAGAGCGGGATAGTTGA
- the panC gene encoding pantoate--beta-alanine ligase, producing MKVIEKIGDMQSLIKDEKLKGNVVGFVPTMGYLHEGHQQLMRKAREECDIVVTSIFVNPLQFGPNEDFDRYPRDERRDKRIADEEQNDVLFFPHVREMYPTNQSVKMTVHRRVNVMCGKSREGHFDGVVTVLAKLFNIVMPDRVYMGMKDAQQVAVVDALIEDYNFPIKLIPVETVREVDQLAKSSRNVYLSPTERKEAPYLYQALLHGKSLIEEGESSPQAVIEAVSYFIKTNTHGKIDYVDVLSYPQLEPLDECGGEMILALAVNFEKARLIDNVLVSIH from the coding sequence ATGAAAGTGATTGAGAAGATAGGTGATATGCAATCTCTTATCAAGGATGAGAAGCTTAAAGGGAACGTGGTAGGGTTTGTTCCAACTATGGGCTACCTTCATGAAGGCCATCAGCAGCTGATGAGAAAAGCTCGTGAAGAGTGCGACATCGTCGTGACAAGTATCTTTGTAAACCCTTTGCAATTCGGGCCTAATGAAGATTTTGATCGATATCCAAGAGATGAAAGACGAGACAAACGTATAGCTGATGAAGAACAAAACGATGTATTGTTTTTTCCCCATGTAAGAGAAATGTATCCAACAAATCAGTCTGTAAAAATGACTGTTCACAGAAGAGTAAACGTAATGTGTGGGAAATCTCGTGAAGGGCATTTTGATGGGGTCGTAACCGTATTAGCTAAGCTTTTTAACATTGTGATGCCTGATCGAGTTTATATGGGAATGAAAGATGCTCAACAAGTTGCAGTGGTGGATGCGTTAATTGAAGATTATAATTTTCCGATTAAGCTCATACCAGTGGAAACGGTTAGAGAAGTAGACCAACTAGCAAAGAGTAGTCGTAATGTATATTTAAGCCCTACAGAGAGGAAAGAAGCTCCTTATCTTTATCAAGCTCTTCTCCATGGGAAATCTCTGATTGAAGAAGGGGAGAGTTCCCCACAAGCTGTTATTGAGGCTGTTTCGTACTTCATTAAAACGAATACCCATGGTAAAATAGACTATGTTGATGTCTTGTCATACCCACAACTTGAACCATTAGATGAGTGTGGGGGAGAGATGATTTTAGCCTTGGCTGTTAATTTTGAAAAAGCTAGGCTAATTGATAATGTTTTAGTGTCAATTCATTAG
- the bshA gene encoding N-acetyl-alpha-D-glucosaminyl L-malate synthase BshA: MERTKIGITCYPTVGGSGVIATELAKLLAERGYEIHFITSNIPFRLKRIYPNIYYHEVEMTHYPVFQYPPYDLALANKMAEVINREKIDILHVHYAMPHAICAILAKEMINHDVKIVTTLHGTDITVLGVDPSLQNMIRFGIERSDRVTAVSESLVNQTKDMLHVERDMDVIYNFVDEREYRRRDESHLREEYGIDEDDKVIIHISNFRQVKRVPDVIQSFKTIREHSKAKLLLVGDGPDYYKTCQLVNELGLKDDVLFLGKQENVSELLSISHLKLLLSEKESFGLVLLEAMACGVPCIGTNIGGIPEVIVHNETGYICEVGDTEEIADYAIRLLSSNEQWDKFSKNGLERVRDEFHSETIVKQYEQVYADLIVDRL, from the coding sequence ATGGAAAGAACGAAAATCGGAATTACCTGCTACCCCACGGTAGGTGGATCTGGGGTAATTGCCACAGAGCTTGCAAAACTTTTAGCCGAAAGAGGATATGAGATTCACTTTATCACTTCAAATATCCCCTTTCGACTAAAACGTATTTATCCTAATATTTATTATCACGAAGTGGAAATGACGCATTATCCTGTCTTTCAATATCCACCTTACGATTTGGCTTTAGCGAATAAAATGGCTGAAGTCATTAATCGTGAGAAAATTGATATTTTACATGTACATTACGCTATGCCTCATGCAATCTGTGCCATATTAGCAAAAGAAATGATTAATCATGATGTTAAGATAGTTACAACCCTGCACGGTACAGATATTACGGTTCTAGGTGTAGACCCAAGCTTACAAAACATGATTCGTTTCGGAATTGAGCGATCTGACCGAGTAACAGCTGTGTCGGAGAGTCTTGTGAATCAAACAAAAGATATGCTTCACGTGGAAAGAGATATGGATGTCATTTACAACTTTGTAGATGAACGTGAGTATAGACGGCGAGATGAATCCCACTTAAGAGAAGAATACGGCATTGACGAAGATGATAAAGTCATTATACATATTTCAAATTTTCGCCAAGTAAAACGGGTTCCAGATGTGATCCAATCGTTTAAAACGATACGAGAGCATTCTAAAGCTAAATTACTTTTAGTAGGGGACGGACCTGATTACTATAAAACATGTCAGCTTGTAAATGAACTAGGTCTTAAAGATGATGTATTATTCTTAGGCAAACAAGAAAATGTTTCCGAGCTATTGTCCATTTCTCACTTGAAGCTTCTCTTATCTGAAAAAGAAAGCTTTGGCCTAGTCTTATTAGAGGCTATGGCATGTGGGGTTCCCTGTATTGGAACGAATATTGGTGGAATTCCTGAGGTTATTGTACACAATGAAACAGGTTACATTTGTGAGGTAGGAGATACCGAAGAAATTGCTGATTACGCTATCAGGTTATTATCTAGCAATGAACAGTGGGATAAATTTTCAAAAAATGGGCTAGAACGAGTTCGTGATGAATTTCATTCAGAGACCATCGTAAAGCAATATGAACAAGTATACGCAGATTTAATAGTGGATCGTCTATGA
- the dapB gene encoding 4-hydroxy-tetrahydrodipicolinate reductase: MTNTSVIVAGPRGKMGREAVKMIHNTEHFTLVACVDHKNGGLKVKDLDGLPDIEAPIFEDIEQCFNEVKADVLVDLTTPEFGYKHTKLALENGIRPVVGTTGFTKEQLQELEQLTEEKELGVVIAPNFALGAVLMMQFSKWAAKYFPDVEIIERHHDQKLDAPSGTAVKTAELIQEVRDKKPQGHENEKETLEGARGADVDGMHIHSVRLPGLVAHQEVMFGSSGETLTIKHDSINRESFMTGVKLSIEKVMELNAFIYGLENLLE, encoded by the coding sequence ATGACTAATACATCCGTTATAGTAGCTGGACCAAGAGGGAAAATGGGAAGAGAAGCTGTCAAAATGATTCACAACACAGAGCATTTTACTTTAGTGGCCTGTGTAGATCATAAAAATGGGGGTTTAAAAGTTAAAGATCTAGATGGTTTACCTGATATAGAAGCTCCGATCTTTGAAGATATTGAACAGTGCTTTAATGAAGTAAAAGCTGATGTATTAGTGGACCTTACAACGCCCGAGTTTGGTTATAAACATACAAAATTAGCCTTAGAGAATGGAATTAGACCCGTTGTGGGCACAACTGGATTTACTAAAGAGCAACTTCAAGAATTAGAACAACTCACAGAAGAGAAAGAACTAGGTGTTGTAATTGCCCCGAATTTTGCATTAGGAGCTGTACTTATGATGCAATTCTCTAAATGGGCAGCGAAGTACTTCCCAGATGTGGAAATTATTGAACGCCACCATGATCAAAAGTTAGATGCTCCAAGTGGTACAGCGGTTAAAACAGCCGAATTGATCCAAGAAGTACGTGATAAGAAGCCTCAAGGGCATGAGAATGAAAAGGAAACGCTAGAAGGTGCTCGTGGTGCAGATGTAGACGGTATGCACATTCATAGCGTTCGTTTACCTGGACTTGTCGCTCATCAAGAAGTTATGTTTGGTTCAAGCGGGGAAACATTAACAATTAAACACGACTCTATTAATCGTGAATCCTTTATGACGGGTGTAAAATTATCGATTGAGAAAGTCATGGAACTTAACGCATTTATTTATGGTCTTGAAAACTTATTGGAATAA
- a CDS encoding biotin--[acetyl-CoA-carboxylase] ligase — METTRGKLIEILSNHPDQYLSGQKLSEQLNISRPAVWKHMKELEKDGYGIEAAPRKGYKIVNYPDKVSENTLSWGLNTAWLGQEMIHKQSVTSTQLIAHQEAQLGAAHGTLIIADEQTRGRGRLNRTWHSQKGDGIWMSMILRPKFEPHKSPQITLLAATVLAEVFKKHCGIAPQIKWPNDILTEGKKLSGILTELQAEHDQINYIVLGIGINVNHSSDQFPEDLKDQATSLKVETGQEWELKSLIQNLLSTFEKRYEEFVEEGFRSVKLRWEAFGYRIGEYVTITTHQHEWNALIMGIEHDGALKVRDEDGKEHVLYSAEIKWRRGEK, encoded by the coding sequence ATGGAAACAACACGAGGAAAGCTGATTGAGATATTATCAAATCATCCTGATCAATACCTTTCAGGACAAAAGCTTTCAGAACAATTGAATATTAGTCGACCAGCTGTTTGGAAACATATGAAAGAACTTGAGAAAGATGGTTATGGTATAGAAGCGGCCCCGAGAAAGGGATATAAGATTGTGAACTATCCAGATAAAGTAAGTGAGAATACGTTGTCATGGGGACTTAATACAGCTTGGCTTGGACAGGAAATGATCCATAAACAAAGTGTTACATCGACGCAATTGATTGCTCACCAAGAAGCTCAATTAGGGGCGGCTCATGGTACGCTTATTATTGCTGACGAGCAAACAAGAGGGCGTGGCCGATTAAATCGAACGTGGCATTCTCAAAAAGGGGATGGGATATGGATGAGTATGATTTTGCGTCCGAAATTTGAACCTCACAAGTCCCCTCAAATTACACTTTTAGCTGCAACTGTTTTAGCCGAAGTTTTTAAAAAGCATTGTGGTATAGCCCCTCAGATTAAGTGGCCCAATGATATCCTCACAGAAGGAAAAAAGCTGTCCGGTATTTTGACAGAACTTCAAGCAGAGCATGATCAGATAAATTATATTGTGCTTGGGATCGGGATTAACGTAAATCATAGCTCTGATCAGTTCCCTGAAGATTTAAAAGATCAAGCGACTTCCCTTAAAGTTGAAACGGGACAGGAGTGGGAATTGAAGTCATTGATTCAAAACCTACTAAGTACATTCGAAAAGCGGTACGAAGAGTTTGTGGAAGAAGGCTTTAGAAGTGTGAAACTTCGTTGGGAAGCTTTTGGTTATCGAATTGGGGAGTATGTGACCATCACGACTCATCAGCATGAATGGAATGCTTTAATTATGGGGATCGAACATGATGGAGCCTTAAAAGTGCGAGATGAGGATGGAAAAGAACATGTTCTTTATTCAGCAGAAATTAAGTGGAGAAGGGGAGAAAAGTGA